Proteins from a single region of Crassaminicella profunda:
- a CDS encoding DUF4363 family protein, translating into MRVLIIATLAVLLVIGGWALLYDTINDGFTDLTNTLSKVSENIETQDWQIAYAKLSKTNEKWQSLKDFLPLFVDHREIHKIDLIMTRANIYLKKKNTPLSLAEIEALKAMLTMLKDEEVPNLINIL; encoded by the coding sequence ATGAGAGTATTAATCATTGCAACATTAGCAGTTCTTTTAGTTATTGGTGGATGGGCCCTTCTATATGATACCATTAACGATGGTTTTACTGATCTTACGAATACTTTGAGCAAGGTTAGTGAAAATATCGAAACTCAAGATTGGCAAATAGCCTATGCAAAACTATCTAAAACCAATGAAAAATGGCAAAGTCTAAAAGACTTTCTTCCTTTATTTGTAGATCATCGTGAAATTCATAAAATTGATTTAATCATGACAAGAGCAAATATTTATTTAAAGAAAAAAAATACACCTCTATCTCTTGCAGAAATAGAGGCCTTAAAAGCAATGCTTACTATGTTAAAAGATGAAGAAGTCCCTAATTTGATCAACATTCTATAG
- a CDS encoding dihydroorotate dehydrogenase, whose product MNKIDMSVDLNGLVLKNPVTVASGTFGFGREYGEYVDLNKIGAIAVKGLTLEERQGNPTPRVVETPMGMINSVGLQNPGVDYFIKEELPNLSQYDTKIIANINGNTIEEYCKMAEKLSKTSVDALELNISCPNVKEGGVAFGRDPEMVHKVTRKVKENSDKYLIVKLSPNVSDIKEIGVSAESGGADCLSLINTLIGMGIDIEKQKPILARGIGGLSGPAVKPVAVRMVYEVSKAVNIPIIGMGGIMNDKDAIEFFLAGAWAVSIGTANFVNPMVSMEVLKGIEEYLKRKEYTSIKELVGQLKF is encoded by the coding sequence ATGAATAAGATTGATATGAGCGTAGATTTAAATGGGTTAGTGTTAAAAAATCCTGTTACAGTTGCATCTGGGACCTTTGGATTTGGCAGAGAATATGGGGAATACGTAGATTTAAATAAAATTGGAGCAATTGCTGTAAAGGGGCTTACCCTTGAAGAAAGACAAGGAAATCCTACTCCAAGAGTTGTTGAAACGCCTATGGGAATGATTAATAGTGTAGGACTTCAAAATCCAGGGGTAGATTATTTTATCAAAGAGGAGCTTCCAAATTTATCTCAGTATGATACAAAAATTATTGCAAATATTAATGGAAATACCATTGAAGAATATTGTAAAATGGCAGAGAAATTATCTAAAACATCAGTAGATGCATTAGAACTAAATATATCTTGTCCAAATGTGAAAGAAGGAGGAGTAGCATTTGGAAGAGATCCAGAGATGGTTCATAAAGTAACGAGGAAGGTAAAGGAAAACAGTGATAAGTATTTAATTGTCAAATTAAGTCCAAATGTATCTGATATAAAAGAAATTGGAGTTTCTGCAGAAAGTGGAGGAGCAGATTGTCTTTCTCTTATCAATACCTTAATTGGAATGGGCATTGATATAGAGAAGCAAAAGCCTATTCTTGCAAGAGGAATAGGAGGTTTATCAGGACCAGCAGTAAAGCCTGTAGCTGTTCGTATGGTGTATGAAGTTTCAAAGGCAGTAAACATTCCTATTATCGGTATGGGTGGAATTATGAATGATAAAGATGCTATAGAATTTTTCTTAGCAGGAGCATGGGCTGTATCTATAGGTACAGCAAATTTTGTAAACCCAATGGTGAGTATGGAAGTCCTAAAAGGGATAGAAGAATATCTTAAAAGAAAAGAATATACTTCTATCAAAGAACTAGTAGGACAATTAAAATTTTAA
- a CDS encoding DnaA N-terminal domain-containing protein, translating to MEKILDEILMEIRGIKETVDSIDERLKKLETVKSKEYYIDKRLVPSNDKIKPDFYRIYDSEFKDVWNKAIELIKAELTEVSFNTWIKNIKFLGNNQDDITISVPNDFSKGLIEARYLKLIQASLEAIAGKIYKVKILVDDIDGLQEGLCKECRR from the coding sequence ATGGAGAAAATATTGGATGAAATACTTATGGAAATACGTGGTATAAAAGAAACGGTTGATAGTATAGATGAAAGGCTTAAAAAACTTGAAACTGTAAAGTCTAAGGAATATTATATAGATAAAAGATTAGTACCTAGTAATGATAAAATTAAGCCTGATTTTTATAGAATATATGATTCAGAATTTAAAGATGTTTGGAACAAGGCTATAGAATTGATTAAAGCAGAACTTACAGAAGTTAGTTTTAATACTTGGATTAAAAATATAAAATTTTTAGGAAACAATCAAGATGATATAACTATATCTGTTCCTAATGATTTCTCAAAAGGACTGATCGAAGCTAGGTATCTAAAATTAATTCAAGCAAGTTTGGAAGCTATAGCAGGAAAAATATATAAAGTTAAGATTTTAGTAGATGATATAGATGGTTTACAAGAGGGTCTTTGTAAAGAGTGTAGAAGATAA
- a CDS encoding nucleotidyltransferase family protein: MKFGLRESDLDYIKKAIGKFTEIEKAAIFGSRAKGNYKKGSDVDIAIYGDYITFDTLSRLHAMLEDQGPLPYFFDIVDYTHLNHKELKEHIDRVGKIIYYR; the protein is encoded by the coding sequence ATGAAGTTTGGGTTAAGAGAATCTGACCTAGATTATATAAAAAAGGCTATAGGAAAATTTACTGAAATAGAGAAGGCTGCGATTTTTGGGTCTAGAGCTAAGGGGAATTATAAGAAAGGCTCAGATGTGGATATTGCTATTTATGGTGATTATATAACATTTGATACTTTATCAAGATTGCATGCAATGCTAGAGGATCAAGGACCATTACCATATTTTTTTGATATTGTAGACTATACACATTTAAATCATAAAGAATTGAAGGAGCATATTGATAGAGTGGGGAAAATTATTTACTATAGATGA
- a CDS encoding phospho-sugar mutase: MNYREQYDYWLNNPYFDEETKVELKNIENDEKEIEERFYKELEFGTGGLRGIIGAGINRINRYVVGKATQGLANYLLKEVKDAKNKGVVIAYDCRHKSAEFAQTAALVLNANGIKAYLFESLRTTPELSFSVRELGCAGGIVVTASHNPPEYNGYKVYGEDGGQIVPAIAEKVIEEIQVIQDYADVKVMDKDQALDKGLLEIIGEEVDKKYIEKVKGLVVRKDVIDSMKELKIIYTPLHGTGNMPVRRVLGEIGFENVMVVKEQTEADANFSTVKSPNPEEHEAFTLALKLAEENGADLILGTDPDCDRVGVVVKNAEGKYQVLTGNQTGALLIDYLLSSMKEKDSIPENGAIVKTIVTSRMGEKIAKSFGVETLDTLTGFKFIGEKIKEFEENKDKTFLFGYEESYGYLAGTFVRDKDAVIASMLICEMAAYYKSKGMTLYDGLLSLYEKYGYYQEDLVSITLKGKAGIEKIQSILENLREHTPKNIAGKAVKVFRDYKSSKGIDFITGEEEEITLPKSNVLHFTFTDESWFCVRPSGTEPKVKIYFSVMGESLKDSKDQLETIKGAVMELIQ; encoded by the coding sequence ATGAACTATAGAGAACAATATGATTATTGGTTAAACAACCCATACTTTGATGAAGAAACAAAAGTAGAATTAAAAAATATAGAAAATGATGAAAAAGAAATAGAAGAACGTTTTTATAAAGAATTAGAATTTGGTACAGGTGGTCTAAGAGGAATCATTGGAGCAGGGATCAACCGAATTAATAGATACGTTGTTGGGAAAGCCACACAAGGCCTTGCTAATTATTTATTAAAAGAAGTTAAAGATGCGAAAAATAAAGGGGTGGTGATTGCGTATGATTGCCGTCATAAATCAGCTGAATTTGCACAAACTGCTGCTCTTGTATTAAATGCCAATGGGATTAAAGCGTATTTATTTGAAAGTTTAAGAACGACTCCGGAACTATCATTTTCAGTAAGAGAGCTTGGCTGCGCTGGAGGAATTGTTGTTACTGCGAGTCATAACCCGCCAGAATATAATGGATATAAGGTTTATGGAGAAGATGGAGGACAGATTGTGCCTGCTATAGCTGAGAAGGTTATAGAAGAGATACAAGTGATTCAAGATTATGCAGATGTGAAGGTTATGGATAAAGATCAAGCTTTAGATAAAGGGCTTTTAGAGATCATTGGTGAGGAAGTAGATAAAAAGTACATAGAGAAGGTAAAAGGTTTAGTAGTAAGAAAAGATGTTATAGATAGCATGAAGGAGTTGAAAATTATCTATACCCCACTTCATGGTACTGGAAATATGCCTGTAAGAAGAGTTTTAGGTGAAATAGGCTTTGAAAATGTGATGGTGGTAAAAGAGCAGACTGAGGCTGATGCAAACTTTTCTACTGTGAAATCTCCAAATCCTGAGGAGCATGAGGCTTTTACATTAGCATTAAAGTTGGCAGAAGAAAATGGTGCAGATTTGATATTAGGGACTGATCCTGATTGTGATCGAGTAGGAGTCGTTGTGAAAAATGCTGAAGGAAAGTATCAGGTATTGACAGGGAATCAAACAGGAGCTTTGCTGATAGATTATTTATTATCTAGTATGAAGGAAAAGGATAGTATTCCTGAAAATGGGGCCATTGTAAAAACCATTGTTACTAGTAGAATGGGTGAAAAAATTGCAAAATCCTTTGGAGTAGAAACTTTAGATACTTTGACTGGGTTTAAATTTATTGGAGAGAAGATCAAAGAGTTTGAAGAGAATAAAGATAAAACCTTTTTATTTGGTTATGAAGAAAGCTATGGTTATTTAGCAGGTACCTTTGTAAGGGATAAGGATGCGGTAATTGCTTCAATGCTAATTTGTGAAATGGCAGCTTATTATAAGAGTAAGGGTATGACCCTTTATGATGGACTCCTTAGTTTATATGAAAAATATGGTTATTATCAAGAAGATTTAGTATCCATTACCTTAAAGGGAAAAGCTGGCATTGAAAAGATCCAAAGTATATTAGAGAATCTAAGAGAACATACACCTAAAAATATAGCAGGAAAAGCTGTAAAGGTGTTTAGAGATTATAAGAGTAGTAAAGGAATAGATTTTATAACAGGAGAAGAAGAGGAAATCACACTTCCAAAATCTAATGTACTCCACTTTACTTTCACAGATGAAAGCTGGTTCTGTGTAAGACCATCTGGAACGGAGCCGAAGGTGAAAATCTATTTTTCTGTTATGGGCGAGAGTTTAAAGGATAGCAAAGATCAATTAGAGACTATAAAAGGTGCCGTAATGGAATTAATTCAGTAG
- a CDS encoding GTP pyrophosphokinase family protein — protein MEPIKMPKYAVEWNNLLLIYKFALSEVNTKLNILNDEFQFIHSHNPIEHIKSRVKTTDSIVSKLKRKGHEVSLENAQKYIHDIAGIRIICSFTSDIYTIYELIEKQSDVNIIQIKDYIKNPKPNGYQSLHLIVEIPVFLSDRTAPVKVEIQIRTIAMDFWASLEHKIFYKFNKFVPEGITEQLKECADVITHLDYRMLDIKNKMAQYK, from the coding sequence TTGGAACCAATAAAAATGCCAAAATACGCAGTTGAATGGAACAATTTGCTACTCATCTATAAATTCGCTTTAAGCGAAGTAAACACTAAACTAAATATACTAAATGATGAATTTCAGTTTATTCATTCCCATAACCCCATTGAACACATTAAATCCCGTGTGAAAACCACCGACAGTATTGTATCCAAGTTAAAGAGAAAAGGTCATGAAGTAAGCCTTGAGAATGCACAAAAATATATCCATGATATTGCTGGAATCAGGATTATTTGCTCCTTTACATCCGATATTTATACTATCTATGAATTAATAGAAAAGCAAAGTGATGTAAACATTATCCAGATAAAGGATTACATCAAAAATCCAAAGCCAAATGGTTATCAAAGTTTGCATCTCATCGTAGAAATCCCAGTATTTCTATCTGATCGAACAGCCCCTGTCAAGGTGGAAATCCAAATTCGAACCATCGCCATGGACTTTTGGGCAAGCCTTGAACATAAGATTTTTTATAAATTCAACAAATTTGTTCCAGAGGGTATCACAGAACAATTAAAGGAATGTGCTGATGTCATCACCCATCTTGATTATAGAATGCTAGATATAAAGAATAAAATGGCACAATATAAGTAA
- a CDS encoding YetF domain-containing protein — MIIILIRTVLLYLFVLFCIRLMGKGELSEMQPFELVILLMISELASLPMENTALPLVNGFTAIIALLFIQVVLSYITLKSEKARGLICGKPSILINHGNINEKEMKRLRINMNDLIEQMRVKNYYNLSDVEFAILETNGDLSIIPKSQKKTVTLEDMHITPSYDGLPVTLIIDGHINDENLKKISCSKDWLLSQIKTKGVRHPKEVLFCYADATKEIYVHKKDEV; from the coding sequence ATGATTATTATTTTAATAAGAACGGTATTATTGTACCTATTTGTTTTATTTTGTATAAGATTGATGGGAAAGGGAGAACTTAGTGAGATGCAACCCTTTGAGTTAGTCATCCTCCTTATGATTTCGGAGCTTGCATCTTTACCTATGGAAAATACTGCATTGCCCCTAGTAAACGGTTTTACAGCTATTATTGCTTTATTATTCATTCAAGTTGTTCTGTCCTATATAACTTTAAAAAGTGAGAAAGCTAGAGGACTCATCTGCGGTAAGCCTAGTATACTAATCAATCATGGAAATATTAACGAAAAGGAAATGAAGCGTTTAAGAATCAATATGAATGATTTGATTGAACAAATGAGAGTAAAAAATTATTATAATCTTTCAGATGTTGAATTTGCAATACTAGAAACTAATGGTGATTTGAGCATCATTCCTAAATCACAGAAGAAAACTGTAACTTTAGAAGATATGCATATAACCCCATCTTATGATGGACTCCCTGTTACTTTGATTATTGATGGCCATATTAATGATGAGAATCTAAAAAAAATCAGTTGCTCAAAAGATTGGCTTCTATCTCAGATAAAAACAAAAGGAGTTAGACACCCTAAAGAAGTTTTATTCTGTTATGCAGATGCCACTAAAGAGATTTATGTTCATAAAAAGGATGAGGTGTAA
- a CDS encoding dihydroorotate dehydrogenase electron transfer subunit has translation MKKNLYCKILENIEIAPSIHKIEMERVDGFGDIKPGQFLHIKCSDAYLLRRPISISMVQKDRVGIVVRKAGEGTSLLCDRKKGEILDVLGPLGNGFTIDEGKNVIVIGGGIGTAPLLELVKNLKEKQVTVLLGYKDTPYLVEAFKDYVKDVKVATEDGSAGYKGYVTDLLKTKLENDKVDIIYSCGPEIMLKKVQEIATEYKVKSQLSIEERMACGVGACLVCTCKVKSEDGVKHVRTCKDGPVFSGDEVMFHE, from the coding sequence TTGAAAAAAAATTTATATTGTAAAATACTTGAGAATATAGAGATTGCACCAAGTATTCATAAAATCGAAATGGAAAGAGTAGATGGATTTGGGGATATAAAACCAGGACAATTTTTACACATAAAATGTTCGGATGCTTATTTACTAAGAAGACCTATTAGTATTAGTATGGTACAAAAAGATAGAGTAGGGATAGTAGTAAGAAAAGCGGGAGAAGGAACCTCTCTTTTATGTGATAGAAAAAAAGGAGAGATATTAGATGTATTAGGACCTTTAGGAAATGGATTTACTATAGATGAAGGGAAAAATGTTATCGTCATTGGTGGAGGAATTGGTACAGCTCCCCTTCTTGAACTTGTAAAAAACTTAAAAGAAAAACAGGTAACTGTATTATTAGGGTATAAAGATACACCTTATCTTGTAGAAGCTTTTAAGGATTATGTGAAAGATGTAAAGGTTGCTACGGAAGATGGAAGCGCTGGATATAAAGGATATGTTACGGACTTATTAAAAACAAAGTTAGAGAATGATAAAGTAGATATTATATATAGTTGTGGTCCAGAGATCATGCTAAAAAAAGTGCAAGAAATTGCTACTGAATATAAAGTGAAATCTCAACTATCTATTGAAGAAAGAATGGCTTGTGGGGTAGGGGCATGTTTAGTGTGCACCTGTAAGGTAAAGAGTGAGGATGGTGTAAAGCATGTGAGAACATGTAAAGATGGACCTGTATTTTCAGGAGATGAGGTGATGTTTCATGAATAA
- the pyrF gene encoding orotidine-5'-phosphate decarboxylase: MFIDELIRVIKEKKSNVVVGLDPRIESIPGVVKDKYFKEYGKTLKAVAEAILEFNKEIIDYVYDIVPAVKPQIAFYEQYGLEGLRAYMETCKYAKQKGLLVIGDTKRGDIGSTSAAYSNAHLGNVNVEGTIHETFAVDSITVNPYMGGDTLEEFIKEINEKGRGMFVLVKTSNKGSGQLQDLEVEGKKIYEVVAELVDELGKQTLGECGYTSVGAVVGATYPEQSKALRKKMPRTYFLVPGYGAQGGTAEDIIHCFNEDGLGAVINSSRGIIFAYKKDGYTEEKYGQAARAEALKMRDAINKALELNKKCYY, encoded by the coding sequence ATGTTTATTGATGAATTAATAAGAGTGATAAAGGAAAAGAAAAGTAATGTGGTTGTAGGATTAGACCCTAGAATTGAAAGTATTCCAGGCGTTGTAAAAGATAAATATTTTAAAGAATATGGAAAGACCCTAAAGGCTGTAGCTGAAGCTATATTAGAATTCAATAAAGAAATTATCGATTATGTATATGATATTGTACCAGCAGTGAAGCCTCAGATTGCTTTTTATGAGCAGTATGGATTAGAAGGGTTAAGAGCATATATGGAAACTTGTAAATATGCAAAACAAAAGGGGCTATTGGTGATTGGAGATACAAAAAGAGGAGACATCGGAAGTACGTCTGCTGCGTATTCTAATGCTCATTTAGGAAATGTAAATGTAGAAGGAACAATCCATGAAACCTTTGCTGTAGACAGCATTACTGTTAATCCATACATGGGTGGGGATACATTAGAAGAGTTTATAAAAGAGATTAATGAAAAAGGTCGAGGAATGTTTGTACTTGTAAAAACTTCTAATAAAGGATCTGGTCAACTTCAGGATTTAGAGGTAGAAGGGAAAAAAATATATGAAGTGGTAGCAGAATTAGTAGATGAGCTAGGAAAGCAAACACTAGGAGAATGTGGATATACTTCAGTAGGAGCTGTTGTTGGGGCAACTTATCCAGAACAATCTAAAGCCTTAAGAAAGAAAATGCCAAGAACATATTTTCTTGTACCAGGATATGGGGCACAAGGAGGTACAGCAGAGGATATTATTCATTGCTTTAATGAAGACGGGTTAGGAGCTGTGATTAATTCATCAAGAGGAATTATATTTGCATACAAAAAAGATGGATATACTGAAGAAAAATATGGACAAGCGGCAAGAGCGGAAGCGTTAAAAATGAGAGATGCTATCAATAAAGCATTAGAATTAAATAAAAAATGTTACTACTAA